One segment of Porticoccus hydrocarbonoclasticus MCTG13d DNA contains the following:
- a CDS encoding PEP-CTERM sorting domain-containing protein (PEP-CTERM proteins occur, often in large numbers, in the proteomes of bacteria that also encode an exosortase, a predicted intramembrane cysteine proteinase. The presence of a PEP-CTERM domain at a protein's C-terminus predicts cleavage within the sorting domain, followed by covalent anchoring to some some component of the (usually Gram-negative) cell surface. Many PEP-CTERM proteins exhibit an unusual sequence composition that includes large numbers of potential glycosylation sites. Expression of one such protein has been shown restore the ability of a bacterium to form floc, a type of biofilm.), with protein sequence MSLALRSKISSLLLASSLLFVGGNASAALLDAFENGGFEGYTGNTNSFNSDVPPGWTTTEGTPDVFNASTNFRGFTWKASSTGGDFLHGIGWDGRAGSPYVESALQVGLGGLVIGQQYEISFEQSISHSDFSEAGGYWEIIFGAESQNAAPMELPTFGEAADWIWQTLIFTATSEIQTLEVVAHSTFGDRADLGIDSFFLGDPGTNPDNPDTPTDPTPPTALPVPGSLPLLGLGLGALLLVARRQRQS encoded by the coding sequence ATGTCATTAGCACTTAGAAGCAAGATTTCCTCTCTTTTGCTGGCGTCGAGCTTACTTTTCGTTGGTGGGAATGCCTCTGCCGCCTTGCTTGATGCCTTTGAGAACGGGGGGTTCGAAGGGTATACAGGAAATACAAATTCATTCAATTCCGATGTCCCGCCCGGCTGGACAACCACTGAAGGGACACCGGATGTGTTTAATGCCAGCACGAATTTCCGAGGCTTTACCTGGAAGGCCAGTAGCACTGGCGGTGATTTTCTACATGGCATTGGCTGGGACGGCAGGGCGGGATCGCCTTACGTCGAAAGTGCTCTGCAGGTTGGTCTGGGTGGATTGGTTATTGGGCAGCAATACGAGATCTCGTTTGAACAGAGTATCAGCCACAGTGATTTTTCTGAAGCCGGAGGCTACTGGGAAATTATCTTTGGAGCGGAATCGCAGAACGCTGCACCGATGGAGTTGCCCACCTTCGGTGAAGCTGCTGACTGGATCTGGCAGACGTTGATCTTTACTGCGACCAGTGAGATTCAGACGCTCGAAGTTGTTGCACACAGCACGTTTGGTGATCGGGCTGACCTGGGCATCGATAGCTTCTTTCTGGGTGACCCTGGAACCAATCCTGATAACCCGGATACGCCCACCGACCCCACTCCTCCAACCGCATTGCCAGTACCGGGTTCTCTTCCATTACTTGGCCTGGGACTGGGTGCACTGCTGTTGGTGGCAAGAAGGCAGCGCCAATCCTGA